CGGTGGCGACGGTGAAGGCGGCTGCGCCGGCGTAGTCCCGGTCGCGGCGGCGGCGCAGCTCCGCCAGCCGGGCGGTCACATCCTCGGCGCCGGCCACCATCGGACGGTCGGCGGCGCCGCGGCCCACGCGCTCGGCCAGCACCGCCGGGTCCGCGTCGAGCAGGACGAGGTCGCCACTCATCCGCAGCTGGGTCGCGTTGCCCGGGGTGGACACCGCTCCCCCGCCGACCGCGATGACCTGTCCGCGCAGGGCCGACACTCGGCGCACGGCTTCGGCCTCGAGCTCGCGGAAGGCGCGCTCACCCTGCTGGGCGAAGATCTCGGGGATCGCCTGGTCCGCCTCCTCGACCACGATCGCGTCGGTGTCGGCGAAGGGCCGGCCGAGCCGCTCGGCCAGCAGGCGGCCGACGGTGGTCTTGCCCGCCCCCATCAGCCCGATGAGCACGAGGTTGCGTCCCGGCGCGATGACGCTCATTGGCCTGATGCTACGGGGTCGGGCGGTTGTCGGCTCCCGGACAGATATGTCCCGAAGCCGACAAGGGCGCTC
The sequence above is a segment of the Egibacteraceae bacterium genome. Coding sequences within it:
- a CDS encoding shikimate kinase, producing the protein MSVIAPGRNLVLIGLMGAGKTTVGRLLAERLGRPFADTDAIVVEEADQAIPEIFAQQGERAFRELEAEAVRRVSALRGQVIAVGGGAVSTPGNATQLRMSGDLVLLDADPAVLAERVGRGAADRPMVAGAEDVTARLAELRRRRDRDYAGAAAFTVATDTMDPDAIVEMILEWARGQAGLLSWDETR